The genomic interval CTTCCGGGACGGCATTGGGTCGAACACGCCATTAATCCTCTTTGTGTCGGGAAGAAAGGCGCCGGCAGGGGCTGCGAGGGGGATGTCAGCCGACCCGGATCAGCGTAGCGCCACCCTCATCAGCGGCGAGGGGCGGTGCGCCACAAAATGGTGCCAGACATGGTCATAGAGCGCCTGCTGCCCGGGAAAGCTCACCAGCGCCTTGGCCTCGCTGAGCGAACACCAGCGGTACTCGGTGTGCTCATGGTTGAGGGTCACAGCCTGATGGGGCGGGCAATAGACCACGAACACAGGCACCACCATCACGGTATTGGTGGCCGCGTCGTAAAACTGCTCCAGGTACTGGCCGTTATAGAGCTCGCTCACCAGAATGCCCGTCTCCTCGCGAAACTCG from Aeromonas rivipollensis carries:
- a CDS encoding NUDIX hydrolase; protein product: MIPICCHAVAGVALSNIDDQIKMLLMNRVKGGFWCHVAGTVEAGETGWQTIVREFREETGILVSELYNGQYLEQFYDAATNTVMVVPVFVVYCPPHQAVTLNHEHTEYRWCSLSEAKALVSFPGQQALYDHVWHHFVAHRPSPLMRVALR